TCTCCAGTGGACCAACTATGAAACTCTGTTGATTGTCACTGCCGCCTTCTTTAATCTTAAACGATGTAGGTATGTGAAAGTTAGGCATATTATCCTTTCTTCACTTTATTACTTGGAGTACAACTCAACAACGAGCTGCTCATTGAATTCATCATGAACCTGATCACGTGCCGGGGCTTCGACATAGATCCCCTCCATATTCGCTTTGTCTAGTCTCAACCAGGGATTTGAACCTTCCCCCTGAACACGACGCATTGAATCATGGATAAGATCAAGCTTTTTGCTCTTCTCACGGACTTTAATTATATCACCTGGTTTCATCTGATAACTGGGGATATTGACTTTTTTGTTATTCACAAGAAAGTGTCCATGATTGACAAGCTGACGAGCCTGACGGCGGGTTCTGGCAAAGCCAAGACGATACACAGTATTGTCTAAACGGCTTTCCAGCATAACCACGAGGTTGTGACCAGTGATACCTTGTTTCAGGTTTGATTTCTTGAAATAGTTTCTGAACTGTTTTTCAAGAACACCATAAAGGTATTTCATCTTTTGTTTTTCTTTTAGCTGTAAACCATACTCAGAGGGTCTACGGCGATAAGTCGGACCATGTTGGCCCGGTGGGTAATTCTTAGTCGGAGCTGCGAATTT
This sequence is a window from Candidatus Neomarinimicrobiota bacterium. Protein-coding genes within it:
- the rpsD gene encoding 30S ribosomal protein S4, whose product is KFAAPTKNYPPGQHGPTYRRRPSEYGLQLKEKQKMKYLYGVLEKQFRNYFKKSNLKQGITGHNLVVMLESRLDNTVYRLGFARTRRQARQLVNHGHFLVNNKKVNIPSYQMKPGDIIKVREKSKKLDLIHDSMRRVQGEGSNPWLRLDKANMEGIYVEAPARDQVHDEFNEQLVVELYSK